Genomic DNA from Ruminococcus sp. OA3:
ATATCTCAGTCGTAGGCTTTGACGATTCCAATGTCTGCCATATGACTTCCCCGGCTATGTCTTCCGTCCACATTAATGCGGAACGGCTGGGCGAACTTTCCATCGAACGTCTGCACCATCTGATGACCTCCGGCACTCACGATATCCAGAGAACCTATCTGGGCACCTCGCTCTCCCTGCGCGGCACGACAGCTCCGCCCAGAAAAGACTGAGCGCCTCTGAATACAAAAAAGAATCTTCAGACACAGCAACAGCTGTATCTTCAGATTCTTTTTTTGTACTGATGCTCCGCCGCTTTATCTACGGCTGCTCTTCTTCCGGCGGGAGTGTCCCGGTAGTTTTCGGTTCTTCATATGTGATTGTACCGGTTCTGCTAAGCACACGGTGTGTAGAACTGTTGCTCTGCTGTGCAACGTCAAGCACATCGCCGTCAGTGATCTCCACCTCGCGTACCATCAGCGTATTCGGTCCGATAAAGTACGTATCTTCTATCAGATCTTCATTGATTTCCAACTTGCTGGACGCCGTAAAATTTTCTCCCGTTATATAGTAGGTACCGTCCGACAGTTTCGTTATTCCGGAAAAGACTACAGGTACAGCCCCCAGTTTCAGTTTCGTTCGCATAAAAGGGTCCTGACCCTGATAAACATACTGCTCACCATACAGAATATCATACTGCATGGCTTCAAGGTCGACCTGATAATTTTGAGTCTTCCTGCGGTTCTGGTGATAATTAACTATAGTTCCCTCATGAATGTTCAGGCGGTCCAGTACCTCCGCACCCATCTGATAGGCAGCAAGATTAACATCTTTTTTCTCCAGGCCAATATTATCCCACATGACATACTCTGTCTGAAACAGATAGCGGTTTTCAACATCCTCGGCTGTAAGTCCCATTGTAGGCAGATGATCTCCGTACATCACCAGGACCACCGGCTCATCATAGTCCTCCAGTGTCTCCACAAGCTCCTGAATAAAATCATCCATTTCTTTCAGCTGGTTTACGTAATATTCCCAGGAATTATTATTTTTCTCCTGCTTCTCAGCACCGGTGACAGTAATCTGCGGATCCTCAAGTATAGGTTCCGCAGGATAATCCCCATGTCCCTGCACAGATATTGTATAGATATAATCAGCACTGTCGGTAGATTCAAGGCATTTCATGATCTCATCCGTCAGAATGTGATCCTTCACCCAACCCGTCTCAGTAGTATCCGAAATATCCGGCATGTACTCTTCCGATGTAAAGGTCTCGAATCCCAGATTGGCAAACACACTTTTTCTGGAATAGAAGTTGGCCTCGTTATTGTGTATTGCATGAGTGGAATACCCAAGTCCCTTCAACACATACGGAATACTTTCACACGTCTTCTCTTTTAAAATAGTCTTGTAAGGATACTCTCCGGGTCCAAAATAATGCAGACTCATGCCGGTAATCGCTTCAAACTCTGTATTGGCTGTTCCCGCTCCCACAGAGGGCACTTTGAAATAGCCCGAGGTATATTCCTTCATCAGCCTGCGGAAATTCGGTATGGGATCCTCCGATATATTGAGGAACTCAACCAGTTCAGGGTCGAAAAAAGACTCCAGCTGCAGAAAAATGATATTCGTCGCCGGCTCGCTAAGCCTGGTCCGCTCGATCGTCCCCTCACTCTGTACGATCTCATGCATCAGATCTTCCCCGTAACCATTAGGACAGTTAATTCCCACATTAAAGAATGTCGTCCCCAGGCAGTATGGAAATCCATAGTCCTCATATGCAAATGCAATATTTCCAAAATAACTGGAAAGCACACGCTTTTCAAGTGCGACATTTGTCACCATCACAAATGCCCCTATACCTGCAAGAACGAGCGGTATATTGAGCCGATAGTACATTTTCCCCTGATATTTAGGCGCTTTGACTGCCAGCCAGACAAGACCGCAGATCAGAAGTACAAGCAGCGCCAGTACAATGATCAGCATTGCCAGCGACAGATATTTATTCAAAATCCTGAGGCTTTCCGTTATCAGTTTCAGGTCCGGTCCCGTAAAAGGTGTGACTCTGCACGCCAGTACAACACCGTTGATGATTCCCAGAATCAGCCAGACAACGAAGATAACTGTCCGTGCAAAAATCCTCCTCCTGGTCAGATAAACCACCGTCGTCGTCACAAATATGAGAAAAGCATTGTACAGAAATACAAGCTTGCTTCCCGTCATAAATTGAACGGCATCATACAGCGAGTGGCGGCATATTGCTTCGACGATCAAATACAATATGCACACCCCAAGAAACTGCAGCGGTACCGAAAACCAGTTACATACTTTAACCACTTTCCCCCAATTGACCTTGAAATTTTTCATTTTATTTTATAATTGCTCCAATCTTGCTTTCACCTGTTCCAGCATCCGGGTATATTTTTCCAGTTTTTCCCGTTCTTCCAGAACTTTTGATTCCGGCGCCTTGCTTAAGAACTTTTCATTCCTGAGCATTCCCTCACAGCGTGAGATCTCTTTTTTCAAATGCCCTTCTTCTTTCTGAAGGCGTTCTCTTTCTTTTTCTTTATCTACCAGTTCCTCAAACGGCAGATACACAACTGCATTTGGCACAACGATAGAAACGGCATCATCACTGATATTCTTCTTGGTCATCTGTATCCGCACCCTGCTCGCACTCAGAAATTTCACGTAGGAGTCCTTCATCATCTCAAGGCGCTCGCACAGCCCTTCGTCCTCCGACACAATATAAACTCGCGTTTTTTTGCTCGGCGGCACATTCATTTC
This window encodes:
- a CDS encoding LTA synthase family protein codes for the protein MVKVCNWFSVPLQFLGVCILYLIVEAICRHSLYDAVQFMTGSKLVFLYNAFLIFVTTTVVYLTRRRIFARTVIFVVWLILGIINGVVLACRVTPFTGPDLKLITESLRILNKYLSLAMLIIVLALLVLLICGLVWLAVKAPKYQGKMYYRLNIPLVLAGIGAFVMVTNVALEKRVLSSYFGNIAFAYEDYGFPYCLGTTFFNVGINCPNGYGEDLMHEIVQSEGTIERTRLSEPATNIIFLQLESFFDPELVEFLNISEDPIPNFRRLMKEYTSGYFKVPSVGAGTANTEFEAITGMSLHYFGPGEYPYKTILKEKTCESIPYVLKGLGYSTHAIHNNEANFYSRKSVFANLGFETFTSEEYMPDISDTTETGWVKDHILTDEIMKCLESTDSADYIYTISVQGHGDYPAEPILEDPQITVTGAEKQEKNNNSWEYYVNQLKEMDDFIQELVETLEDYDEPVVLVMYGDHLPTMGLTAEDVENRYLFQTEYVMWDNIGLEKKDVNLAAYQMGAEVLDRLNIHEGTIVNYHQNRRKTQNYQVDLEAMQYDILYGEQYVYQGQDPFMRTKLKLGAVPVVFSGITKLSDGTYYITGENFTASSKLEINEDLIEDTYFIGPNTLMVREVEITDGDVLDVAQQSNSSTHRVLSRTGTITYEEPKTTGTLPPEEEQP